DNA sequence from the Malus sylvestris chromosome 10, drMalSylv7.2, whole genome shotgun sequence genome:
gcgcggccatgTGACAAGCATACTGATGGTGTCAGTCAACGTCGTCAGGAATATTctagggaatattccattaaaaccCAATGGTAACTGTTAAAGATGACTGACGGAAtgagcatattccgtcaacctTGATGGAAtatactcctttcttctccgaTGAGTCATCGGTCGCCGACGACTTCGCCAATttctgggtaaaactttaaattgcttattcttcttcttttcttcaccattttttatgaaattggtaccaaaatgaagctaataacatgtagaatcacttTATATaagtttcaaggcttaaaaTCTACTAGTTTTTCCCTGAGAAAGCTCGATAGTTCGACTTACCTAGATATACGTCGATCTCAGCCCTCCGACGTCCAATTCCTTCCAACGAAGTACCCCgagactcgtgaggacctccttaagcttcctataagattcaaattccctgaaacacaagatTTTACGTATGCATGAACAATGCACAAAGTCGGAGCTAGGGTTTccacgtgaaatcgaaggtttccttacctgaaaatggtacctTTGAATTCGTATGGttctcacgaacacaatggtgatCTTAAAACCTTCGATCTACAAGGTTTAAGAGGGTTTCTGGGTTGGTCCGTacgaagaagggagagagagagtgagagtctgCGAGAGAgagggcacgagaaggaaagagaaataagATAGGTGTGTGTATGGTCCAAAAGCCACCAatcaaaactaagaaaaatCTTAGTTGTAATTGGGTCACCAATCTAAAACAATTTAACCCAATAATAACTCACACACATCATTTAACATCCGAGGGTAATTCCGTCATTCTACGTCATCGAGAATAATCTtccaggacgggctgtgacaatatcagcaatatatatgttaattatgAATAGGTCAATCATGTATTTAATACTTAAatgtatttaaaataaacacCTTATCAATGTTTTATGAACTGTGCTCGGTTTTTCTCCTTCGCTTTGGTTCTGTCCCATTGGATTTTTCAAGCAAGATTTTATCAAGGCAACTATCATTAACTGTAAACATAATTTATCATTGAGACACGAACATCTAAAGGGGAGTGTCGTGGAAAAAAAAGTAGATATCTTTATACGTTGTATGGTAGTAAACCATCATAAACACCATAAATATGTAGAAACGCTCTTGCGGTACCTTTGGATGATAACTCATGTATTTGTTGCCCTATGTAAAGATGGCTAATGATAATGGAAGACTAATTTTCTCATCTCAATCTCTCCTGTCTCTCTTATTCTCTTTTCTCTATATTTTATTTCCAACAAGTTGCgtttttttttagtattgtTAAGCAACCCAATAGATTTTAATAGTagtctttgtttttttcttttatatttttaatcaatttcaGTTGCTTATCAGTTCTAGCAAATTGAGCTCTTTTAcagcaatttttttctttaaataaaattattattattaaaaagagtgagaaaattCGAAATTgttacaataatttaaaaaaataggaGTTTCAAATCATGAAGGTAGAGGGAGTTAACAACATTTTAGGGGGGGGTGTAGTGAaactaagattttaaaggattttaaaagtgaTAGATTTGATAGGATTTAAGATGATTAAACTCTtacaaaattcatatggattttaaagaatttgaatggattgcGGTGGATTGTGGGGGAAAGATTTGAAATCCTAGGGGGTGAGGTTtgattctttttagttttggttataCATGGTATGCtttcaaatcccacaaaatccacaactttttaaaatcctttaaaatcttaatttttttaatacacttagatttggatggattctaaaatcctttaaaatcttttaattgactataCCTATATTTGAATGGAttctaaaatcttttaattgactacacctagattttaatggattctaaaatcctttaaaatcttttaattgactacactataattttaaagtcttttaaaatcctctcaaatccaagtttgactacaccccctaaagattttaaggaaaactaatgaaaaaggcttgaaaactttgagttttaactaggggtgggcaaacgggtacaggAACCGCGGGTAGGGGCGGGTAATTCAAGTTCGGGGCAGGTACAGGACTGGTCGAATATTTCTAAACACAAAACGGGGCGAGGTTATTCGGGTATATGAAATTATCGGGGCGGGGCGGGTCTTAAAATAGAAGGGAACGGGCCCCCGGCCCGACCCGTTTCTTTTCCTCATCCCTAGtcttctctatctctcttcCCCGACACTTTTCATTTCACTCAAACCCGGCCCATTTCTTTTCCTCATCAGTCATCCCTAGTCTTTTCAATCTCTCTTCCCTAACTCCTTTCATTTTAATCATACCTCGAGACCTCCTCTTAACTCGCTCCCAGCCTCCCACCGTCCCAGCTCCGTACCCCGCCATCATCATCGTCAGACCTCCATCTCTCCTGATTTACTCATGTCTTCCTCGCTACGTCTGCCACCATGTCTCACTTTCTGTGACGAACTTAAAGGGACAGACGAAGTTGAACAACTCGAAACGACTCCTCTTCTGTCTGAATTAGACCCATATTTGCAGCGCACAACTCTGCTCATAGTCCTATTCAGTTTTAAGGTATTacattttagggatttaggattgaaaattaaattagggttttctagatTTAGGGATTTTGTTGGGTTCTTGAACCTTGACCTCTGTTATGTTccaatttcaaatatatattgaattgaatttgaatcgACTGTGTTTGAAACTTCTGttgaattaaattgaatttgagcAGGAGAAGAGGCAGATGTGGGTTGGGCTATGTCGAATCTCATTGTGGGTGGTGAGGTGGGCATGGGCGGAGACAGCATTGACTGGTAATGGTACGGGCGATGCTATTAAGTTGCAGAAGAATACGAAGGAAAGGGTGTGGGCATGGGTGGATATCGCAAGCTCAATTGAATTTTTTCTGGTTTTGTTTGTGATTAATTGCTTGTATATGATAGTTATTGATGGATCTTGACATGCCCATTTGATTGTTATTGGCAATGCTAGTTTGATTGTATCAAATTCAAACCGATTGAATTGtatcccagaaaaaaaaatcaataaaggaACTGTGGACCCGGCCCGAACCAGCCCATTTCAATCGGGCCAGGTTAGGTTCGATTCCTATATTAGAAAATGTTGTTCTCGGCCCGTTTCTCTTAAGCCCGGATCCAGTTCGGTCACTTCAAAATTGGGCCCAGCCTGGCCCGGGCCCACCCccagttttaacgataaggacaaaataaagggaaaagtgaatagtaccatgtttgactttttagtgtaaaaatgtaatttttcgttaaaataagattttaatggattctaAAATCCTTAATTAAGAAATTAGGCTTCAGCTCAACTCATCTTTGCAACGCCGGTTCCACTTCACATCAACAGGCAATGTTTTCTCCTCAACAAATAGTATTCTTTTATGAGACAGACTAATGAGGgtgatatatataattaataataatacttGTGTTCCCTTTGTGAGTGAATGCACATATTTTACCATTCTCTAATAATGTatctttattatataaatttatatcATGTGGATATCTTCCTATAAAAAAGTTATTCAAATTGGAAATCCTTCGGtcatcaaaatatataaaaaaatggacGATCTCATCGTAAATATGTTAGTTACTCACACTTAACTTTGTATATTCCCTCAGGTAGGAAACGCAATAATTATCCTCTAATTAATTCTTCTTGAGAGTAGAATTTTTATTGTTGGTTTTTCGCAACCTTCGGACCTAAAGCTGATATGGACCTCTCATTGTTTTTTGGGTTGCCGTTCTTATTTTGCTTGGTCCTTTTACCTTTTCTATAGTTGTTTATCTAGTTATTTTGAGCCTTGtactaatttttaatgtaatgAAAATTATCTTCgtgataaaaacaaaaaaaatcattattccTCGTATGAACATGCGATGTAACACACTTTCATGGAACAACAGATGATAAAGACGATATCCAAATTTTCTCTGTGTTCTTTGGACTTTCCCAACCAAATAAATAATAaccaataaacaaataaataagagtTTAACTTCAAACATTGAGAAGCGAAATTCCAACACTACGAGCCTAACTTTTGTCTTCATCATTATCATAGACTAGTCTCCTATCTATCAACTcctacatcaatttttttttttactagatTGTAGCTCACTTTCAAAAGAGTTACGTAAAGTATTTAAGCaccataaaagaaaattaaacgaCAACGATTGACATATCATTAGTAGTtatcatggtctaaaatattcataatatcctgatatttttattgaaattttcgtgtttttagactactgatatttccaatatcatcaatattttagaccttgctaagtcactcatgtatcttaccatgcaatgtataaagtgtaaaatattgtactaattcattatatataaatgattatagtgtgtttaaacttctttcattaattactacatattttctataatcacaatgtttgccagctcgctatataatcaacttaaatcaattatatctatcatgcaatgcatttccttccaattttttgtgataaactaatagataattgactaaataaacatcctgcaaagtttcaataaaaatttccaagtttttcttacaatttccgtagtttttattcaatttttatcgatatcgataatatcccgatatttccatcgaaatttccgtatttttaaactaccgatatttccgatatcatcgatattttataccttgataGTTATACATTTTATCGGCCTCATTTTTATGCAACTTATACATTAAATTATTGTCAAAATGTACATATAAAGTAGCTGATCAACGATGAGATTTTAGGCAACCATTTTCTTCTACGAAGTCAAAGGTTGTAGAGGTGGCCATGTGCACTACATACGTAAATCAACTAGGGACTTGGATCCTCCCTTAAGCCCAAGGAGAGGATCCTTCCTGATCAAATGACTTGggtcgttggatgaaaatctaaCGATTACAAACAGATGAtctctttaaagttataataattataaccgttcgattttcatccaacggtcaAAGTTCATTGTTCAGAAGGATCCTCTCATTAAGCTCAGAGAGGACCCAAGTGCATCAACCAGAACTATTGCTATTATAACAATTCATGAAATCAATTAAACAATAATTTTCCTTCTGGCAGGCATGTTAGTTATTTCTTATTTGGCCAATTGACCGAGATCTGTCACATATCCAAAATGTCACCGTGACCGTGACCGTGACCGTGACCGTGTACAAATTAAACGCGTTTCTCTAGCTTTTGCGTAAAGAGGCAACCCAACACTAAACTAAGAAAACGTTGGGTTGACAAAGATACCATGAAGAATAAAGGGGTTATGCAATCGACTTTGCAAGATAATCAAAGTTTCCCGTTGTAGACTTATCTTAACCCAACACTAAACTAAGAAAACGTTGCTTTCCCGTTGTAACATggaacaacattaaacaatattaaacaatattaaataacattaaataacatacaaattatacaacataaaaaaaaacatttaacaacataaaacttaaaatgcGTACTTCATGCTTCTTGCGGCCCAAAGATGTGTAACAAGATCCTGATGTAGatacttgtttgtggcacgagAGCGTATCAtcctagccgttggatttgaattttttttgttttcggccaaaaatttttaaatttaaaagttggagatggtaagaaatatgatcctacactgttcattaaaatattaatttcttgaatgACTAAAAGGCTAAAACAAGCcatccttcagttggagatggcctaaggagagactagagatagagagattcCTATACTTAGCTGTGAGAGTTTCCTatatatgattttcattaacaAGATTGAAATGATTTCAGAGAGAAGATCAAGTatggttatttttattttgtagagTGTAGACATTATAACTATACATTCATAATAACATGAGTAATGTTATATTTATCACATTTGTACTCTTTCTCTGATAAAGGTAGGGTCCATCAACACATGTGGGTTCTATTTGCCTATCAACACATGCATATCtcatttttattagaaaaatacTACAAATATGGTACGGAAAATATGATAAGATCGCAATTTTGTAATAACATATATACTCAACTATTTATATACCGACCCatctccctttagtgtagataatatcgtttgttcaaaaaaatgaTGAACTTGTCATAATCATTGAATCCATTTTCCATGAACAAACGGCAGTTTACTAAACTTGCCCTCAGAGTATATATAAAAGGTGAATCACAATCTATTGCATTAATATAAGGAAACAATTTATAGGGTTTGACGGGTGACTTAATATGCTATATGGCACAATGAAAATTAAGTTCACACTTTATCCCAAATAAGGTGTTGCACCTTTAATTTATGGATGCTGGTTTGACGTGTGACCGAAATAATCAAATTGTAGCCATTAATCATTTTACAAGTAATAATATGTAGTTTTTACTGTTTACGATTCACACAACAATCtgccaggaagtagaaaatgggGAAGGGCTACAGTAAAACCATACTAATACAATAAACACTGAAAACTTAATTTGgtataattttaaaatatagatTGAGGAAAAAATGATCACATTAACTAGAAACTGAAAAGGTTTCAGCACAGTTTGTTCAAGCAAGAAACTCAATTTTGATGCTACCGATCTTAACAGCCTGAGCGCCGTACCTGGGCACCAAAGTCACCACCACACTCTCATCATCTTCAGCACCCAAATCCTCCAACAGGTCCGTTAACCCCAACCTTAAACAACTCTTGCTCTTTTCCTTCTGCTTATGTGGCACACTCACAAAACTCCCAGCAAACTCGCTCTTGTCGGGTCCACTCGGTGCCGCATCCTCATCGTCCACGTCATTCACATACACATCAAACTTCACAGCCACATCTTTGTCAAGCTCAATCCCCTGAATCACCAATAtctcctcctcatcctctttctccttcttgctCCTCTTCTTCGGCTTCGGCCTTGACACCACCGTACTTATCTTCGTCTCCAAATTTATTGGAAAATCTTTACCCGCCACCACCTTCCCTGATGACGTCGTCTCAGCGGCCTTCGCCACTCCAGCCGCCTTTGCCTTTCTCGCAAGCTTTGTCCGACGTGGCGTCGGTCTAGAGTTGAGCCATGGAATCTCAACATCTTCATACGTATACCCTAGCTTTTTATTATCAAGAGTGTCCCTCACCGTGACCCTAACAAGCTCAGCATTCTCGTCATAAAACAAAAACCCCGTATCCAACCAATCCTTATCGTTAATATCTTTATTTTTAGTCCCTATACTTTTCCAAATATTCCACATTCGATCTATATTCGAATGGTGCGAAAAAAATATTGGATCCCTTGCAGCGGAGTAAAAATTCCCCATGTCTTCATAATTAGGTTGCGTGTTATCTCCGGTCCATGTATGAACCGGACCATGTGGGGTCTGTTCGATTGCACCGGCCCCTGGATCTGGTTCAGTGCCAGCCCTGTAGGGCGAACCAAAGAACAACAGCGGTTTCTTGGAGTTGGAAACCATCTGCCTATACATGATTTTGAGGTTGGCTTCGATTTGAGCATCCTTGGACATTGTTTCATCCGTGCCGTTGAAGTCAAGATCGATGAGAGTCGGCGGCTGATGGCTGGCAGCGCGGAGCTCGTCGTAAAGCGGAGAGTCCGGGTTAGCGTACAAGGCAGGGAGTTGCATGCCAGCTGGCGCGTCCCAGTTCCAAAACGGCAACGCGAAGGTCGGATCGTCTATGAGTTTGGCCAAGATTCTTTCGTGGAAGTATAGGTAGTAACGATGGAAGGGGAAGAAAAGCCAGCATTGATGGATTTGGAGCTCCAGGTTGGGGAATCCGACTTGGTCGTACACACCGTTGCAATAGGCACAGTGGATATCGGCTTGCTGGGTGAAGCTACGCGGATCGTCGTCCGGGAGGGCTTTCATGAGCTCGATGGCTTTTGAGTATTTTTCGATGTAGGCTTTATCCACGGCGTGAGCTGCCGGCCTGACGCGGAGTTTGGTAGGGAAGGGGAATTTGAAGTCTACGATTTTTTGGGACGTTGGCGGGCAACAGTTGGTCGGGACTGCTCCACTTGGAAAGTCCGCAGGTCCGCATTTGGCTAGGTCAGGCGGCGACACTGGCTTTGCAACAGCGAAGGGGTCGCTGCCAAGACCAGCCACTCCACCGTACAGGCTTCCGAGACCTATAAGTACATGTCTTCTGTCTAGGTTTACTGGAGAAGGGTTTTCATGGTCGTGATCGTTGGAGCTAGTGGAagggtttttgttttggtcaCTACTATTATTTGTGGCTTTGCATGAGACGGCTTGTAAATTGGAATGCCTAGGGTTTTCAAATAAGGAAATTCGGTGATACTTTTGGGAGAAAGGGAAGAGAGAAGTTGTGGGGATGATACTTGTGGTGGAGGTGACGAGTGAAGCTGACATAGAAGCCATGGTTACTTGACTCTGAATACTACGTTGTATAGGCTTTGCTTTTATAATGTGTTCTAGGTTTTACTTTTCTTTGCACAGGTGGCAGGCCGTACacattgctgtgctttgaaaaaaagctgctgtgagaataagcggctgtgctgtgagaataagcggctgtgaaataaatcagcagagtgtttggtaaacttttttgtaaaagtgcttttggaaaaaaaaagcagtctaatagtgggtcttttcattaaagaagcactgtagcttcgagtgctttgaaaaaaagccagttttccaaagctacaaatagcagcttcagctttttcctttgatttcagcttattctcacagcagcttccaaaataagccattttttttcagtttaccaaacacctaaaaccctcacagctttttttcatgggtgctttttttttaagcacctcacttccAAACTAGGTCGTAGTCTCAGAAGGTGAAGCGGCTTTGGGCTTCTTGTGTACCAATAATATTTACGTAGTCATTATTCCATTGGATGCTAGGCAAATCACTATTGACCATATATTGCAATTGGTTAATGCTAGGCAAATTAAATTTTTAcatcaaatgatgtggttgctgattattgaattattatttaagttttgattaatgtgcttattttttatgggtaacacatcatttgatttgcaaatttgatttaccTAATATTACCACTAAAAtttaaattagattttaatACTAATTGAAATGTCAAAGTAAATTTGAACAAACAAAACTAcgcataaaaattaaatttggaaTGAAAGTTGTGATAAATTtaggggtgtgttatccacacatccatttttacttttcatacaccccttgttaatttctgtcaattgatcttcttcaattcatctgattcgacaaaaaaaaaaaatatgagagaagtaaaaaaaggtaTGTgtatatcacacccctaaatttaaacattggtgACCTAAACTAAGGGGGAAATTAGTATTCCAgtaaatttatttcataaattGCTTATGATGTGCTTTTATGAGCTGTAATGGGGTGTTGGGGGTTGGTAATGGCAGCGACGATCATTGCATAAGTGGTGGCAACAACAGCGtcctttttcaatttgtttttaatatttttttgaatAATACATACATCATTCACGAGGTCATgtatctttattttattaatttcataattatatttagagaagtgttattagcattcaaaaaatctcattctacactcttcacaaatttatttttcattcaaaatatagaaaatttagagtgtataatgagattcttggagtgctaataacaattcattTATATTTATTATCTTAATATGTATTTTGAATCATATATCATTTGATCATTCAAATGTATTCAATAATTGTACTTCATCAAAAATATATTAATTCGTTCTCACACTGtcgatgacacaccccgtcccgaaggagggcatgctggccgtcacgtgagagtgacgtaaccatttgcacagtacggaagctttaagatacaatttataagttgatacacccgaaggtgagtcctaattttgtccaatctgtcataacaccgtcgaattcctcgtagtcaccacacctttgtgattcctgaacctggaggggcgcaaaaccaaaattgagtgggtcagtaaaacaattcttttccaaatccaaacatttctcaaaacgttgtaacccctctccgtaaaacctgtatactttcccagaaatgtaaaatataaatatacatatatattctcaaacttcatttttactatctcaacatttttctttatcaatcatgccatgccatgtctaattcaacagttaagtatggatgcatcaacaataatcatatcaggtgcaagaaagtaatcaaccggaggccctctaatagccctgcacggttgaacctagagctcaaaatctatcactctcacactctgccggagtcactccgcgtgacctgtccggccttctgcacacaagttacgctctagtgctttctcatcaatcatctgtgcacataatctaaggtcacccaccagtcgaaatctcactaacactcttcgactggcccgtcgcacccactccgcgtggactgtgcgaccagcatctacttggatccaaggcgagcgtgcgatgcggtgaatactataagcactaaaccatggtgcaggatttgagctcaatatacatcaacatcatcataacagtaattaaatactcacctgatactcacctgtgcgtccgccgcaccattcattcatatgcatcatatctcaattcatacttttcatatcatttcatgcatggcaattcgattcacatttctatatacttttcatatacttttatgcATGGCATCTCaattcacatttcaatatacttttcatatcatttcaatttctgggaaaacgtcaagtatatatatatacggaaaacaaaactgcccactcacctggagttcgccctacaactccctagcacaatacgccaaggcgtcatgacgatcggcgcctaaaataataatcaattccaacctcagaattcatatcgatagaatatataacttatataaaatacgtcactacgtagttcgatccggaagatccaccactcagattttaaatccataacttccagaggtccacaatatatctctaggataacatcctaaaatttcatcaccatccaacggtcggatctccgtcaattaacaaaactaagtgacggttaacattttattttatgaacttacaactccaattccggaagatccgtaactcggattcccaatccgtaagttccaataatcctcaaacatTACGTATtgcaacgtatcaaagtttggtgatgatccaacggtcggatcgtcaattcatattttcacctaaatgcaaaaactataaaacgttatttgaacacctaaccaacaatccttaataactttctcatacggtgctcaatttgggtatatgaatataccacagtgatctactcgacgtcacggacgtcgacatatttttaaaataattttttactgtagaacgcgcccccacgcgccaaggaaggcacgggtccacgggccccacgcgcaccttcttcttccttgggtcgccggactggtttttccggtgacCGGAAAACTGGGCATTTTTCAAatgccttgttctccttcgtttctcaaccattttcttcgtataatatatcaaattaagccccaaacatgtagaatcacaatatactactttaaagctctaaaaaccaggaaatctcaccggaaaaattccaagaaaaccggccgaAGATGAAccacgtgatcccgacgtccattttgttcaaacgaggcactccgagcctcctcgtgacctccttaagctcactgtgagcttgttTTAGCCTAAAACGTAGTCATTTAgaagatcatgaacagtgcCATTTCACGGGGCtttaaaaactagggtttttcgAAATGAAACTCACCTGAATTTGGTATCCCCGTGTtcgtgaagtcctcaggatCACGATGGTAGTCTTAAATTGAACGTTCGTGGAGGTTTGATTGAGGTTGTGTGTGAGTCCGTATattcgagagtaagagagagagtgagagagttttttgagatgaaagaagaaaaagagagagaaggagttacgggttttagggagggaaataaggaatggggatcccacgtggtccttttccaatccccaactccaaaccacaaaattttaacctaaaaatctaagttccatccttattaaattccattttattttcaaaacttaggaacctagataattatcaacttgagcttcacatacttagtatttcttaagggcaatttcgtccattcacagccacaaatgtaatattttggaacgggctgtgacagtcgATGCATTTTGTACATTTGAATGCATAAACGATCTCTTATTcgaataatttttctttatagatagtattcaaatgaagattaaaaaactgaacgcttttaattataaaaattttatACTAAAGAGGAATATAACTATCTTGTAATACTAAATGATATTTAAATATCTTTTTTTACATaagatttaattaaattgaaaGATTACCTATAATTAGTGATTTAAACACGTGGCACAAtgaggaaaaggaaaataaagaagataTGAAGACCAATAATGAATTTCCCAAAAATATGAGGAGTACTACGGACTGCATAGCGCACACACTGGAGTACAGTGTCTTGAAAGTGTACTAACGGGTGGTAATATTGGCACTGTACAGAATAAATAGGACTATTTAAACCTAATCAGCTTTGCATATAAACATCAGTACCCCTTACTGAATGTATTATCTCTGTCCTTACAAAAAAAGAGTGtattttctctctcctcttcatgGCCTCCTCAATCTTCTGCTGGCTCTGTGATGCTATTAGTAGTTGATTTTCGGTCTCCCTTGTT
Encoded proteins:
- the LOC126587659 gene encoding polyphenol oxidase, chloroplastic-like; this translates as MASMSASLVTSTTSIIPTTSLFPFSQKYHRISLFENPRHSNLQAVSCKATNNSSDQNKNPSTSSNDHDHENPSPVNLDRRHVLIGLGSLYGGVAGLGSDPFAVAKPVSPPDLAKCGPADFPSGAVPTNCCPPTSQKIVDFKFPFPTKLRVRPAAHAVDKAYIEKYSKAIELMKALPDDDPRSFTQQADIHCAYCNGVYDQVGFPNLELQIHQCWLFFPFHRYYLYFHERILAKLIDDPTFALPFWNWDAPAGMQLPALYANPDSPLYDELRAASHQPPTLIDLDFNGTDETMSKDAQIEANLKIMYRQMVSNSKKPLLFFGSPYRAGTEPDPGAGAIEQTPHGPVHTWTGDNTQPNYEDMGNFYSAARDPIFFSHHSNIDRMWNIWKSIGTKNKDINDKDWLDTGFLFYDENAELVRVTVRDTLDNKKLGYTYEDVEIPWLNSRPTPRRTKLARKAKAAGVAKAAETTSSGKVVAGKDFPINLETKISTVVSRPKPKKRSKKEKEDEEEILVIQGIELDKDVAVKFDVYVNDVDDEDAAPSGPDKSEFAGSFVSVPHKQKEKSKSCLRLGLTDLLEDLGAEDDESVVVTLVPRYGAQAVKIGSIKIEFLA